In a genomic window of Nitrospira sp. ND1:
- a CDS encoding radical SAM protein: MRIEYTKGERASKELILLNRQSFEATSGRKMKVMLIFPPDWFPSEPYLSLPSLTAVLRQAGHQVVQKDINLEMWDWYFSEDFLKKVLRRVPQQLDRLRKLAKKRELEEWEQDLQLTLCDLTRQRIDDLIKKAEKAKAIIRGEVFYEIDQLEWAIHVFREVTSVISMVYAPARICMPPMETDLSYKVFVSHEVMDAVNDTQVNIYRDVFEHLVKPAIEAEQPDVVGISIVLQQQMFSSMTFCALIKQHFPNIHVTIGGNTVTRLRDVLPQSPLFQYFDSAVVYEGETAFVQLVSAVGAKRSLADVPNTIYKDATGVHVSATSFAEDMAALPPPDFDGLPLDKYFVPTKILPYLATRGCYWGRCEFCDHGEGYTAGYRTKKIQDILAEVTYLRDKYGARHFHFTDESYPPALFRKLTRGLIDSKMGIAWTTHMRFEKSLLEDQVWQDAKASGCKYLHFGYESGNERVLKLMDKATTTEIMTKHLKYTAEAGIWNHCMGFFGFPGETREEAWSSVEFLEQNKDYVHSLGFGTFDLGRHNPVAKHPEKFGVTAYKNPEWDLALDYYFTVKQGLSIEEAERVFEEFERNHNPGWDLRLFIREYIFLYIAQFGLQKLPDLQFRSARVATVPPSLAGKM, encoded by the coding sequence ATGCGCATCGAGTATACGAAGGGCGAACGGGCTTCCAAAGAGCTGATCCTCCTCAATCGTCAAAGTTTCGAAGCCACCAGCGGCCGGAAAATGAAGGTCATGTTGATCTTCCCGCCCGATTGGTTTCCTTCCGAACCCTATCTCAGTCTCCCGTCCCTCACCGCCGTGCTTCGCCAGGCCGGTCATCAGGTCGTTCAAAAAGACATCAACCTTGAGATGTGGGATTGGTACTTCAGCGAGGACTTTCTGAAGAAGGTCTTGCGCCGGGTGCCGCAGCAGCTCGACCGGCTCCGCAAGCTGGCGAAGAAACGCGAACTTGAGGAATGGGAGCAGGATCTCCAGCTCACTCTCTGCGATTTAACGCGCCAACGGATCGATGACCTGATCAAGAAGGCGGAGAAGGCGAAGGCGATCATTCGCGGAGAAGTCTTCTACGAAATCGATCAGCTAGAGTGGGCTATTCATGTATTCCGTGAGGTCACATCGGTGATCTCGATGGTCTATGCCCCGGCGCGGATCTGCATGCCGCCGATGGAGACCGACCTCTCCTATAAAGTTTTCGTGTCGCATGAAGTGATGGACGCGGTGAACGACACCCAGGTGAACATCTACCGCGACGTGTTCGAGCATCTGGTGAAGCCGGCGATCGAGGCGGAGCAGCCGGACGTGGTCGGCATCTCGATCGTCTTGCAGCAGCAGATGTTTTCCTCCATGACCTTCTGCGCCCTCATCAAGCAGCACTTTCCCAACATCCATGTGACGATTGGCGGCAACACGGTCACGCGTCTGCGCGATGTGCTCCCGCAGTCGCCGCTGTTTCAGTACTTCGACAGTGCCGTGGTCTATGAAGGGGAGACGGCGTTCGTGCAGTTGGTGTCGGCGGTGGGGGCGAAGCGAAGCCTGGCCGATGTGCCGAACACCATCTATAAGGACGCGACCGGGGTGCATGTTTCCGCGACGAGTTTCGCCGAGGACATGGCCGCGCTGCCGCCGCCGGACTTCGACGGCCTGCCGCTCGACAAGTATTTCGTGCCGACCAAAATTCTGCCTTATCTGGCGACGCGCGGTTGTTACTGGGGCCGCTGCGAGTTCTGCGACCACGGCGAAGGCTACACGGCTGGCTACCGCACGAAGAAGATTCAGGACATTCTGGCCGAGGTGACCTATCTGCGGGACAAGTACGGCGCGCGGCATTTTCACTTCACCGATGAGTCGTACCCGCCGGCCCTGTTTCGCAAGCTGACGCGCGGCCTAATCGACAGCAAGATGGGCATCGCCTGGACCACGCACATGCGGTTCGAGAAGAGCTTGCTTGAGGATCAGGTTTGGCAGGATGCGAAGGCCTCCGGCTGCAAATATCTCCACTTCGGCTATGAGTCGGGGAACGAGCGCGTGCTGAAGCTGATGGACAAGGCGACCACGACCGAGATCATGACGAAACACCTGAAGTACACCGCCGAGGCCGGCATCTGGAACCACTGCATGGGCTTCTTCGGTTTTCCCGGCGAGACGCGGGAGGAAGCCTGGTCGTCGGTGGAGTTTCTGGAGCAGAACAAGGACTATGTGCATTCGCTGGGGTTCGGCACGTTCGACCTCGGCCGGCATAACCCGGTGGCGAAACATCCGGAGAAGTTCGGCGTGACCGCCTACAAGAATCCCGAGTGGGATCTGGCGCTCGATTATTACTTCACCGTGAAGCAGGGGTTGAGCATCGAGGAGGCCGAGCGGGTGTTTGAAGAATTCGAACGGAATCACAATCCCGGCTGGGACCTGCGGCTCTTCATCCGCGAATACATCTTCCTCTACATCGCGCAGTTTGGGTTGCAGAAACTGCCGGACCTGCAGTTCCGTTCGGCGAGGGTCGCCACGGTACCGCCGTCCTTAGCCGGAAAGATGTAA
- a CDS encoding YnfA family protein — protein sequence MLITQSIALFVLAGLFEIGGGYLVWQWWRNGSHWSVGLLGAVILILYGIVPTYQPSHFGRVYAAYGGWFIILSILWGWLVDHVEPDRFDVIGAMVCLVGVAVMMYWPR from the coding sequence ATGCTCATCACACAATCGATCGCCTTATTCGTGCTGGCAGGTCTGTTCGAAATCGGCGGCGGATATTTAGTCTGGCAATGGTGGCGGAACGGCAGCCACTGGAGCGTCGGCCTCCTGGGCGCGGTCATCTTGATTCTGTACGGCATCGTGCCGACCTACCAGCCGTCGCACTTCGGCCGGGTCTATGCCGCCTATGGCGGCTGGTTCATCATCCTGTCGATTCTGTGGGGGTGGCTCGTCGATCACGTGGAGCCGGATCGATTCGATGTCATCGGCGCGATGGTCTGCCTGGTGGGAGTGGCGGTGATGATGTATTGGCCGAGATAG
- a CDS encoding IS3 family transposase (programmed frameshift), with translation MTTKTRRQYTDEFKAEAVRLVRDSARPVTHVARDLGIADHLLYRWRAEQQQAEGQGQTRQSARAEQAELARLRRENATLKQERDFFKRGGGVLREGVAMRYRVIQEHDRRYPIRVMCRALAVAAAGYYAWRSRPESARSSQTRTLLSAIRVIHRESRETYGSPRIWNALVKQGHRVGEHRVARLMRHGGIRAKTVTKWRATTQSQHRFPVAANTLDRAFTVAAPNRVWAGDLTYVWTMEGWLYLAVLLDLYSRRVVGWAMGPRLTGELAEQALTMALVNRIPRAGLVHHSDRGSQYAATSYQQRLTEYGLIPSMSRKGNCWDNACVESFFGTLKRELVHQRPYVTRDEAKQDIFEYIEVFYNRQRQHSTLGYHAPVEFEARAAVA, from the exons ATGACCACGAAAACCAGACGGCAGTACACGGACGAGTTTAAGGCAGAAGCGGTCCGGTTGGTCCGAGACTCGGCACGGCCTGTCACACACGTGGCCCGGGACCTGGGTATTGCTGACCATCTGCTCTACCGCTGGAGGGCCGAACAGCAGCAGGCGGAGGGGCAGGGCCAGACACGGCAATCGGCACGAGCCGAACAGGCGGAACTCGCCCGGTTGAGACGAGAGAATGCCACCTTGAAGCAGGAGCGGGATTTTTTTAAGCGTG GCGGCGGCGTTCTTCGCGAAGGAGTCGCGATGAGATATCGAGTGATCCAGGAGCACGACCGTCGCTATCCCATCCGCGTGATGTGCCGTGCCCTCGCCGTTGCGGCGGCAGGCTATTACGCATGGCGGTCACGGCCGGAGAGTGCCCGGTCGAGCCAGACGCGTACACTCCTTTCGGCCATTCGGGTGATTCACCGAGAGTCGCGGGAGACCTACGGCAGTCCCCGCATCTGGAACGCCCTGGTCAAACAGGGGCACCGCGTTGGCGAGCATCGCGTGGCCCGGCTGATGCGCCACGGCGGCATTCGGGCGAAGACCGTGACGAAGTGGCGCGCCACCACCCAGTCCCAGCATCGGTTCCCCGTGGCCGCGAACACCCTTGATCGCGCCTTCACGGTTGCGGCTCCAAATCGGGTGTGGGCCGGAGACCTCACTTACGTGTGGACCATGGAGGGCTGGCTCTACCTGGCGGTCCTGCTGGATCTGTACTCACGCCGGGTGGTCGGCTGGGCCATGGGCCCCCGCTTAACGGGTGAGTTGGCCGAGCAGGCTCTCACCATGGCCTTGGTCAATCGAATCCCCAGGGCAGGGCTCGTGCACCATTCGGATCGCGGCAGTCAGTATGCCGCCACGAGCTACCAGCAGCGACTCACGGAGTATGGCCTCATCCCCAGTATGAGTCGCAAAGGCAACTGCTGGGACAACGCGTGCGTCGAAAGTTTCTTCGGGACGCTCAAGCGTGAGCTGGTACACCAGCGACCGTATGTCACCCGAGACGAAGCCAAGCAGGACATCTTCGAATACATCGAGGTGTTCTACAATCGGCAGCGTCAGCATTCGACCCTCGGCTATCACGCTCCAGTCGAGTTTGAAGCGAGGGCGGCAGTCGCGTAA
- a CDS encoding AAA domain-containing protein has translation MDLVKSEARAIEDERNSENGADVRIANMLLKSSSVTIESICDALSAFRDTRKRLLTSSHSWMKEALRDISSSSSSLWRELLRAMRDVIPAIEKHVAVADNTNLEFPDATDMRTLLDDARTLNEHLENGGSLGWGIFRPRLVKERLYVVQSVKIGGRLCSTGEHFSTLADALYVRIEFEKAWGFWKGRSEQIQGPYTLQLATLKALREALESALALEELIAQSRETLRQCPELGEPVWTDEIHLDRAVSSCRLALARIRKRLATEEIQTIETAISRRAATNDAHPASSDLLKAVRGRDGDGFARCANMIQDLNRQRELLQRVDKDLSELRQLLPKLTKSLEHTCTEPHWEERLQHIDAAWQWAQARYWIEDYIRQEDAPALAKRAKQIEEEINSVVAKLAALHAWSFCFKRMEEPHRRHMEAWCKYVNSLTKTGKGKRDFRNRQAAQQSLNKCKDAVPAWVMPLHRVWDTVDPTPGMFDVVIVDEASQCGFEALPLLYLGKKILIVGDDKQISPGGEFQDATPISKLLDEYLYDFSFKEYFDINVSLFEHGKLRYGTRRITLREHFRCMPEIIRFSNDLCYSDTPLIPLRQYGPNRLPPLEHVFVDGGYREGSHNRTINRPEAETIVEKIAQLCEDSRYDGKTIGVVVLQGEAQAALIEHRLLERLGAEEIERRRLVCGNPYNFQGDERDIILLSLVAATNERIGSLSKAPDERRFNVATSRARDQMILFHSVTCNDLSATCLRRRLLEFFENKQPRQIAGLERNELERRAAQDNRRLVNPPPPFESWFEVDVALALLRKNFTVLPQYEFAGRHIDLVVEGGRARLAVECDGDQWHGADRYEADMQRQRQLERCGWEFFRVREAAFYANKENALAGLWGALEERGISPNIPDREPAHEENSEKGDWGTSQMDNAANDDCLDDEDNFPSESPSTDFTPSGRKSEDITPGEIQEAIIQALGKCPNQSCTLHSLTARVLKELGVSTRGKPREAFEKRTMRSVSILETRGRIETYKAKNRRLRLL, from the coding sequence GTGGACCTTGTAAAGAGTGAGGCCCGTGCCATAGAGGATGAACGGAACTCGGAAAATGGCGCCGATGTACGCATCGCAAATATGTTGCTAAAAAGCAGTTCCGTGACCATCGAGTCGATTTGCGACGCGCTGTCCGCTTTTCGCGATACTCGGAAGCGATTGTTGACGAGCTCTCATTCTTGGATGAAAGAGGCCTTACGCGATATCTCGAGCAGCAGTTCATCCCTGTGGCGTGAACTTCTGCGCGCTATGCGAGACGTTATTCCGGCAATCGAGAAACACGTTGCGGTCGCGGACAACACCAACCTCGAATTCCCAGATGCTACTGACATGCGAACGTTGCTTGACGACGCTCGTACTCTGAACGAACACTTGGAGAATGGCGGCAGTTTGGGTTGGGGCATCTTTCGACCCAGGCTAGTGAAGGAGCGGTTGTACGTCGTTCAGTCTGTCAAGATAGGTGGGCGTCTTTGCTCCACCGGCGAACATTTCTCAACTCTTGCCGACGCGCTATATGTACGCATCGAATTCGAGAAAGCATGGGGATTTTGGAAAGGACGAAGTGAACAAATTCAAGGCCCATACACTCTCCAACTAGCAACCCTCAAAGCGCTACGTGAAGCGCTCGAAAGTGCCTTGGCTCTGGAAGAACTCATTGCCCAATCCCGTGAAACGCTGAGACAATGTCCAGAACTGGGCGAGCCCGTATGGACCGACGAAATCCACCTTGATAGGGCGGTCTCATCATGTCGCCTCGCTTTAGCTCGTATCCGCAAACGGCTTGCCACAGAGGAAATACAGACTATCGAGACTGCGATTTCACGCAGGGCTGCTACAAACGATGCACATCCTGCAAGCAGTGATTTGCTAAAGGCCGTTCGCGGTCGCGACGGAGATGGATTTGCTCGTTGCGCAAATATGATTCAGGATTTGAACAGGCAACGAGAACTGCTTCAGCGGGTGGATAAAGATCTCTCTGAACTACGCCAATTGTTACCGAAGCTTACAAAGTCCTTGGAACACACTTGCACCGAACCCCACTGGGAGGAACGACTCCAACATATTGACGCTGCCTGGCAATGGGCGCAGGCACGCTATTGGATAGAAGACTACATTCGGCAGGAAGACGCACCGGCGCTCGCCAAGCGCGCAAAACAGATCGAGGAGGAAATCAACAGCGTCGTTGCCAAGCTCGCGGCACTTCATGCGTGGTCTTTCTGTTTTAAGCGAATGGAAGAGCCTCATCGCCGACACATGGAGGCCTGGTGCAAGTACGTCAATTCGCTGACCAAAACCGGCAAAGGCAAACGCGACTTTCGTAATCGTCAGGCAGCTCAGCAAAGCCTCAATAAGTGCAAAGATGCCGTTCCCGCATGGGTGATGCCTTTGCACCGCGTCTGGGACACGGTAGACCCAACGCCAGGCATGTTCGACGTAGTCATAGTTGATGAGGCTTCGCAGTGCGGGTTTGAAGCATTACCACTTCTTTATCTCGGGAAAAAGATCTTAATCGTCGGAGATGATAAACAGATCAGTCCCGGTGGAGAGTTTCAGGATGCTACGCCAATAAGCAAATTGTTGGACGAATATTTATATGATTTCAGCTTTAAAGAATACTTCGATATCAACGTTAGCCTTTTTGAACATGGAAAACTCCGCTATGGAACTCGACGTATTACGTTGCGGGAGCACTTCCGCTGCATGCCGGAAATCATTCGTTTCAGCAACGATCTTTGCTACTCGGACACACCACTGATTCCCTTAAGGCAGTATGGCCCGAATCGGCTACCACCGTTGGAGCACGTTTTTGTGGACGGTGGATATCGCGAAGGGTCGCATAACAGGACGATTAACCGCCCAGAAGCCGAGACGATCGTCGAAAAGATCGCCCAACTGTGCGAAGACAGCCGGTACGACGGCAAGACAATAGGAGTAGTGGTGCTTCAAGGTGAGGCACAAGCGGCATTGATTGAGCATCGATTGCTTGAGCGATTGGGCGCTGAGGAGATAGAGCGGCGGCGCCTGGTCTGCGGCAATCCCTACAACTTCCAGGGCGACGAGCGCGATATTATACTCCTGTCGCTAGTCGCGGCCACCAACGAAAGAATTGGCTCTCTCTCCAAAGCCCCGGATGAAAGACGCTTCAATGTTGCAACCAGCCGTGCTCGCGATCAGATGATTCTCTTCCATTCAGTGACATGTAACGACCTCAGCGCGACTTGCCTTCGGCGGCGATTGCTGGAGTTTTTTGAAAATAAGCAGCCACGACAAATTGCCGGACTGGAGAGAAACGAACTTGAACGGCGAGCAGCACAGGACAATCGGCGCCTTGTGAATCCTCCCCCACCATTCGAAAGTTGGTTCGAAGTTGACGTTGCCCTTGCACTCCTGCGCAAAAACTTCACGGTGCTTCCCCAATACGAATTCGCAGGTAGGCATATTGACCTCGTCGTTGAAGGCGGGCGGGCGCGCTTGGCTGTGGAGTGCGATGGCGACCAGTGGCACGGGGCAGACCGCTACGAGGCCGACATGCAACGCCAGCGACAGTTAGAGCGATGCGGTTGGGAATTCTTCCGTGTAAGAGAAGCAGCTTTTTATGCCAACAAAGAGAACGCGCTTGCAGGGTTATGGGGAGCGTTGGAAGAAAGAGGCATTTCCCCGAACATACCTGATAGGGAGCCAGCCCATGAAGAGAATTCAGAAAAAGGGGATTGGGGCACATCGCAAATGGATAATGCTGCAAATGACGATTGCCTAGACGACGAAGATAACTTTCCATCGGAGAGTCCAAGCACTGACTTCACGCCATCTGGCCGGAAATCCGAAGACATAACCCCAGGGGAAATACAAGAAGCTATTATTCAGGCTCTAGGTAAGTGCCCCAATCAGTCTTGCACCTTACATTCGCTTACCGCTCGCGTCCTTAAAGAGCTCGGCGTGTCAACGCGTGGGAAGCCCCGTGAAGCATTTGAGAAGCGAACCATGCGCTCCGTCAGCATCCTTGAGACGCGTGGCCGCATTGAGACTTACAAAGCAAAAAATCGAAGGTTGAGGCTTCTCTAA
- a CDS encoding catalase family peroxidase codes for MWRSLAATAALTVTLTLPALVVAQEAPATQKSLPEQLVDAFNGVFGVHPGMRANHPKGVALEGTFTPAASAASVSKAAHLQKKKTPVPVTVRFSAGSGQPNVPDTSQMPRGMAVKFSLPDGSKTDLVVLSFNGFPVATAEEFKDFLLAVGASGPDAPKPTAIETFLGAHPAAKHFVESPKPQPVSYATLPYFGINSFKFTNAKGAVTFGRYQLRPVAGEHFLTQEQLATAEPDYLTTEIRERVRRSPAKFKLMLQVAEKDDQIDDPTIVWPDTRKQIELGTITITKAVADSQAAEKKLFFMPGALVPGIEAADPMIAARSASYIVSLSRRAQAQ; via the coding sequence ATGTGGAGATCACTCGCAGCCACCGCCGCGCTCACCGTTACACTGACTCTCCCCGCTCTTGTCGTGGCGCAAGAGGCGCCCGCCACTCAGAAATCGCTGCCTGAACAACTCGTCGACGCCTTCAACGGCGTGTTCGGTGTCCATCCTGGAATGCGCGCCAATCACCCGAAAGGCGTCGCCCTGGAAGGCACGTTCACTCCTGCCGCTTCGGCGGCCTCGGTGAGCAAAGCCGCTCACCTGCAAAAGAAGAAGACTCCGGTTCCGGTCACAGTGCGGTTCTCCGCCGGATCAGGGCAGCCGAACGTTCCGGACACCAGCCAGATGCCGCGCGGTATGGCCGTTAAGTTTTCACTTCCCGACGGGTCCAAGACGGATCTCGTGGTCCTTTCGTTCAACGGATTTCCCGTGGCCACGGCGGAGGAGTTCAAGGACTTTCTGCTCGCGGTTGGGGCCAGCGGACCCGATGCTCCAAAACCCACAGCTATCGAGACGTTTCTGGGCGCCCATCCGGCTGCCAAACATTTCGTGGAGAGCCCGAAGCCACAACCGGTGAGTTACGCCACGCTGCCCTATTTCGGGATCAACTCCTTCAAGTTCACGAACGCGAAAGGCGCCGTCACATTCGGTCGTTATCAACTCCGACCCGTGGCGGGCGAGCACTTTCTCACCCAGGAACAATTGGCCACGGCGGAGCCCGATTATCTGACCACTGAGATACGTGAACGGGTGCGCCGAAGTCCCGCCAAGTTCAAACTAATGCTGCAGGTGGCGGAGAAAGACGACCAGATCGACGATCCCACGATCGTGTGGCCGGATACTCGCAAGCAGATCGAATTGGGCACGATCACCATCACCAAGGCCGTGGCGGACAGCCAAGCCGCCGAGAAGAAGTTATTCTTCATGCCGGGAGCATTGGTTCCCGGTATCGAAGCTGCCGATCCGATGATCGCTGCCCGTTCAGCGTCCTATATCGTGTCTCTGTCGCGACGAGCCCAGGCTCAATGA
- a CDS encoding DUF1398 family protein — protein MNSDLVLQAARASLTGSLPFPEIVRNLIQAGVEYYHVDYILLQFTFYGTNAASVVAPLTFEGLPAVAKDFDVAALRQTILDSQQDGQQFREFSQRAMRAGVQGYFAFLKGARVTYLGRQGDQHTEWFPGAEPKSRVRD, from the coding sequence GTGAATTCCGACCTTGTACTTCAAGCCGCTCGTGCCAGCCTCACCGGCTCGCTGCCGTTTCCGGAGATCGTGCGGAATCTTATTCAGGCCGGTGTCGAGTACTACCATGTGGATTACATCCTGCTGCAGTTCACATTCTACGGGACGAACGCCGCAAGCGTCGTCGCTCCGCTGACCTTCGAAGGGTTGCCGGCTGTCGCGAAGGACTTTGATGTGGCCGCATTGCGCCAGACGATTCTGGATAGTCAGCAGGACGGGCAGCAGTTTCGTGAGTTCTCACAACGGGCCATGCGAGCCGGAGTGCAGGGCTACTTTGCGTTTCTGAAGGGCGCGCGCGTGACATATTTGGGCAGGCAAGGGGATCAGCACACCGAGTGGTTCCCCGGCGCGGAGCCGAAATCACGCGTTCGCGATTAA
- a CDS encoding ATP-binding protein gives MLCIANAESYFTRLSPAFTRTLGWSLEELMSRPFLDFVHPDDRANTLQEVERQIGRGEPVLEFQNRYQHKDGSWRLLSWKSSPHPDGRLYAIARDVTDRELAAQALRRSHEELERRVQERTAELQQRNRDLETLLYVSSHDLREPLRSISNFSQLVRERYGTCLDAKGLDYIDRVIRAAQRMYQLMEDLLTLSRAQRMEMPYEEVRGEDLVKAAWAQLDETIRRTRARIQVATDFPSFRVNKTWVTQALYNLIGNALKFHRAGEAPEIDLAPYSLMEGSDHRVGLVVRDRGIGVEPEQAQRIFHLFYRAVGREVHGTGAGLAIVQQVAHRHGGRAWVQPREGGGSEFVLLFGSHSTIDTKPT, from the coding sequence ATGCTCTGCATTGCGAACGCGGAGAGCTATTTCACTCGCCTGAGTCCCGCGTTCACGCGCACATTGGGCTGGAGCCTCGAGGAATTGATGAGTCGACCGTTCCTCGACTTCGTCCATCCCGACGACCGGGCCAACACGCTCCAAGAGGTCGAGCGTCAGATCGGCAGGGGCGAACCGGTCCTGGAATTTCAGAACCGCTATCAGCACAAAGACGGCTCCTGGCGATTGCTGTCGTGGAAGTCCTCCCCGCACCCGGATGGCAGGCTCTATGCCATCGCGCGAGACGTCACCGACCGTGAGCTGGCAGCGCAGGCGTTACGACGGTCCCATGAAGAGTTAGAGCGGCGCGTGCAGGAGCGCACGGCAGAACTCCAGCAGCGCAATCGTGATTTGGAAACCTTGCTGTACGTGAGCTCTCACGATCTGCGTGAGCCCCTGCGCTCGATCTCGAACTTCTCGCAACTGGTACGCGAACGATACGGCACCTGCCTGGACGCAAAGGGCCTCGATTACATCGATCGCGTGATTCGGGCGGCACAACGGATGTATCAGCTCATGGAGGATCTGCTCACACTCTCGAGGGCACAACGCATGGAGATGCCCTACGAAGAGGTCCGTGGCGAGGACTTGGTCAAGGCAGCATGGGCACAACTCGATGAGACGATTCGACGCACGAGAGCACGCATCCAGGTGGCCACCGACTTTCCCTCGTTCCGCGTCAATAAAACCTGGGTCACGCAAGCGCTCTACAATTTAATTGGGAATGCGTTGAAGTTTCATCGGGCCGGCGAGGCCCCTGAGATCGACCTGGCCCCTTACAGCCTCATGGAGGGCTCCGACCACAGGGTCGGCCTCGTGGTGCGGGACCGGGGGATCGGGGTTGAACCGGAACAGGCACAGCGGATCTTCCATCTGTTTTACCGGGCGGTGGGGCGCGAGGTGCACGGCACCGGCGCGGGACTGGCCATTGTCCAACAAGTTGCGCATCGGCATGGAGGCCGGGCCTGGGTGCAACCACGGGAAGGCGGCGGATCTGAATTTGTGCTGCTGTTCGGCAGCCACTCGACCATCGACACCAAGCCTACGTAA
- a CDS encoding methyltransferase — protein sequence MPENNHSNAPLPPPHVQLIQMAMAHWVSRIAYVAAKLGLADHLASGPKTADDLAGPTGTHAPSLYRLMRALTNLNILTEDATHRFALTPLGEALKTGAPGSARPSILTLASDWMSRGWEQLLYSVQTGGCGFEQSLGMPLFDWLAKHPEDASLFSETMMGFHGAEPAAITAAYDFSGLSTLIDVGGATGHLLTTILTGNPASRGILYDLPHVVRDAPALIQARGLADRVTIEAGSFFDRVPGGGDAYLLSHIIHDWTESQCLTILGHCRRAMTPGSRLLIIEMVLPSDNAPHPGKMLDMMMLVGPGGQERTESEYRELLGKAGFRLTRLVPTDTAVSVVEAVLA from the coding sequence ATGCCTGAGAACAATCACAGCAACGCTCCGCTGCCACCCCCGCACGTCCAATTGATACAGATGGCCATGGCCCACTGGGTCTCCCGCATTGCCTACGTCGCCGCCAAACTGGGATTGGCCGACCACCTCGCGAGCGGGCCGAAGACTGCCGACGACCTCGCCGGGCCCACGGGAACCCATGCCCCTTCGCTTTATCGCCTGATGCGGGCACTCACGAACCTCAATATCCTCACCGAGGACGCCACGCACCGCTTTGCCTTAACGCCGCTCGGGGAGGCGCTCAAGACCGGCGCGCCGGGATCGGCACGGCCTTCGATCCTGACACTGGCCAGCGACTGGATGTCGCGAGGCTGGGAGCAATTGCTCTATTCGGTGCAGACCGGGGGCTGTGGATTTGAGCAATCGCTGGGGATGCCCCTGTTCGACTGGCTGGCCAAGCATCCCGAGGATGCGTCGTTGTTCAGCGAAACGATGATGGGGTTTCATGGCGCGGAGCCGGCAGCCATCACCGCCGCCTACGATTTTTCCGGCTTATCGACCCTGATCGACGTGGGCGGGGCCACGGGACATCTCCTGACGACGATTCTCACCGGCAATCCCGCATCACGCGGCATCCTCTACGACCTGCCTCATGTGGTTCGCGACGCACCGGCGCTGATTCAGGCCAGGGGCCTGGCTGACCGCGTGACGATCGAGGCCGGTAGTTTTTTTGATCGTGTGCCGGGCGGGGGCGATGCCTATCTGCTGTCGCACATCATCCACGATTGGACCGAGTCGCAATGCCTCACCATTCTCGGCCACTGCCGCCGCGCGATGACACCCGGCAGCCGCTTGTTGATCATCGAGATGGTGCTGCCGTCCGACAACGCTCCGCATCCGGGTAAGATGCTCGATATGATGATGCTCGTGGGTCCGGGCGGACAGGAACGCACGGAATCTGAGTACCGTGAGCTGCTCGGCAAAGCCGGATTCCGTCTCACCCGGCTCGTGCCGACGGACACAGCCGTGAGCGTCGTCGAAGCGGTGCTCGCATAA